Proteins encoded in a region of the Bubalus bubalis isolate 160015118507 breed Murrah chromosome 9, NDDB_SH_1, whole genome shotgun sequence genome:
- the MGAT1 gene encoding alpha-1,3-mannosyl-glycoprotein 2-beta-N-acetylglucosaminyltransferase — translation MLKKQSAGLVLWGAILFVAWNALLLLFFWTRPAPGRLPSNSALDDDPASLTREVIRLAQDAEVELERQRGLLQQIREHHARWSQQWRVPTVAPPVPPRVPVTTPPAVIPILVIACDRSTVRRCLDKLLNYRPSAEHFPIIVSQDCGHEETAQVIASYGSAVMHIRQPDLSTIAVPPDHRKFQGYYKIARHYRWALGQVFHEFKFPAAVVVEDDLEVAPDFFEYFQATYPLLRADPSLWCVSAWNDNGKEQMVDSSKPELLYRTDFFPGLGWLLLAELWAELEPKWPKAFWDDWMRRPEQRQGRACVRPEISRTMTFGRKGVSHGQFFDQHLKFIKLNQHFVPFTQLDLSYLRQETYDRDFLARVYGAPLLQVEKVRTSERSELQEVRVQYTSRDSFKAFAKALGVMDDLKSGVPRAGYRGIVSFLYRGRRVHLAPPQTWDGYDPSWN, via the coding sequence ATGCTGAAGAAGCAGTCTGCAGGGCTTGTGCTGTGGGGCGCCATCCTCTTTGTGGCCTGGAACGCCCTGCTGCTCCTCTTCTTTTGGACACGCCcagcgcctggcaggctaccctCAAACAGTGCTCTTGATGATGACCCCGCCAGCCTCACCCGCGAGGTGATCCGCCTGGCCCAGGACGCCGAGGTGGAGTTGGAGCGGCAGCGGGGCCTGTTGCAGCAGATCAGGGAGCACCATGCTAGGTGGAGCCAGCAGTGGAGGGTACCCACTGTGGCCCCGCCCGTCCCGCCACGAGTGCCTGTGACCACTCCACCAGCTGTAATCCCCATCCTGGTCATCGCCTGTGACCGCAGCACTGTTCGGCGCTGCCTAGACAAGCTGCTCAATTACCGGCCTTCTGCTGAGCACTTTCCCATCATTGTCAGCCAGGACTGCGGGCATGAGGAGACAGCCCAGGTTATCGCCTCCTACGGCAGCGCTGTCATGCACATCCGGCAGCCTGACCTGAGCACCATTGCAGTGCCACCCGACCACCGAAAGTTCCAGGGCTACTACAAGATTGCTCGGCACTACCGCTGGGCACTGGGCCAGGTCTTTCACGAGTTTAAGTTCCCAGCAGCCGTGGTGGTAGAGGATGATCTGGAGGTGGCTCCAGACTTCTTCGAGTACTTTCAGGCCACTTACCCACTGCTGAGAGCCGACCCCTCCCTCTGGTGTGTGTCTGCCTGGAACGACAATGGCAAGGAGCAGATGGTGGACTCCAGCAAGCCCGAACTGCTCTACCGCACAGACTTTTTCCCTGGCCTGGGCTGGCTGCTGTTGGCTGAGCTCTGGGCTGAGCTGGAGCCCAAGTGGCCCAAGGCCTTTTGGGATGACTGGATGCGCCGGCCAGAGCAGCGGCAGGGCCGGGCCTGTGTGCGGCCCGAAATCTCCAGAACAATGACCTTTGGCCGCAAAGGTGTGAGCCACGGGCAGTTCTTTGACCAGCACCTCAAGTTTATCAAGCTGAACCAGCACTTCGTGCCCTTCACCCAGCTGGACCTGTCGTACCTGCGACAGGAGACCTATGACAGGGATTTCCTTGCACGTGTCTATGGTGCTCCCCTGCTGCAGGTGGAGAAAGTGAGGACCAGTGAGCGGAGCGAGCTGCAGGAGGTGCGAGTGCAGTACACGAGCAGGGACAGCTTCAAGGCCTTTGCCAAGGCCCTGGGAGTCATGGATGACCTCAAGTCTGGTGTCCCCAGGGCCGGCTACCGGGGCATCGTCAGCTTCCTGTACCGGGGCCGCCGTGTCCacctggccccaccccagacctgggATGGTTATGATCCTAGCTGGAATTAG